Genomic segment of Terriglobales bacterium:
CAGGACCTGGACTCTGCCTTCCGCCAGATCAGCGACGAGCTGCGCACCCAGTACTTGCTGGCCTACTATCCCAAGCAGCGCGTGGCCGCCTCCGACTTCCGCCAGATCGAAGTGCGTGTCCTCCCTCCTTCGGAGGGAGAACACTACGTCGCCCGCCACCGCACCGGCTACTACACCTCCAAGTCCCACTGAGGGCCGCGGCCTGCCTCATGCCTGGAACCGCGTCCGCGAGGCCCCGGCGTGTACAATGACGCCATGGCTTTCCGTTCCTCCGCATCTTCCGGACCGAGAAAGGGAAAGGTTCCGCCCCCCAGCGACACCATGCAGGAAGCCGCCTACCTCAAGTCCCTGGGCGAGAAGCAGGCGCCGGTCGAGGTCAAGCTGCGCGACGGCGAAGTGGTGCGCGGCTGGATCGAATACTACGACCAGAACATGATCCGGCTGACGCGCGAGGGCCAGCCCAACCTGTTCATCTTCAAGCACGAGATCCAGTACATTGCCGAGGAAGCTCCCAGCCAGGAATAGCGCCGCGGGGCGCGCCCGGCCCGGCCTGCCGGACTTTCTGCCGGAGATGACCGCCATCGCCCGCGAGGCGGGCGCCCTGCTGCTGCGCTTCTTCGAGCGCCGGGTCAAGGTCGAATACAAGGGCGACGTGGACCTGGTCACCGAGGCCGACCGCGCCTCCGAGAAGCTGATCGTCCAGCGCATCCGCCGCCGCTGGCCCTCGCACGATGTTCTCGCCGAAGAGGGCACGCGCTCCGATTCCGGCAGCGACTACCGCTGGTACGTCGATCCCCTCGACGGCACCACCAACTTTGCCCACGGCTTTCCCGTCTTCTGCGTCTCCTTGGGGCTGGAGCGCAAGGGCGAGCGCGTCTCCGGCGTGCTCTACGATCCCACCCGCGACGAGTTGTTCTCCGCAGAGAAGGGAAGCGGGGCCTTCCTGAACGGCCGCCGCCTCCGCGTATCCGGGGTCAGCAACCTGGAAGAGAGTCTGCTGGCCACCGGTTTCCCCAGCCACAAGCGCCACCAGAACCCCAACATCCACTTCTACCACCAGATCACCCTGCGCACCCACGGGGTGCGGCGCGCGGGCTCGGCCGCGCTCGACCTGGCGAGCGTAGCCTCCGGCCGATTCGACGCGTTCTGGGAGTTCAACCTCAATCCCTGGGACACGGCGGCGGGCGCGCTGCTGGTAGAGGAGGCCGGCGGCAAGGTCACCCGCTTCGACGGCTCGCCCTTCCAGATCCGCAGCGACCAGGTGCTCGCCTCCAATGGCCGGCTGCACCCCGCCCTGCTGCGCCTCTTCGCCAACATCTTCGCCGGCCGGGACTTGGAGCCCCTGCCTTCGCCCCAGGAGTACGCGCGCATGCGAAAGAGCTAGCCCCGGCCTTTGATAGAATTGACCACCGTGATTCCGTCGCTGGCCAACAAGCCGATCGAGAGGCGTCCCGACAAGGTGCGCCTTCACGGCCGCGTCCTTTTCCTGACCGAAGACCCAACCCTGGTCCGCAGGCAGCTCAGTGGCTGGGACCTGCCCTGGGACACGAAGAATCTCGCCAACAACCCCAAGCTGCGCGACGACATCTCCACCGACGAGATCACCCCCGCCCACTACTGCTTCTACTTCGACCAGACGCTGGGCGAGATCCCCTACCTGGGCCTGAAGTGCGGCGGCGAGCTGCCGGTGGGCCGCGGCGACGTGAAGAAGGGCGGCTTCGTCTGCGCGGTGAGCGGCAAGCGCCGCGGCAAGGGCTCCAGCCGCGAGCAGTCGCCCTACGCCGAGATGTGTGCCGGCATCCAAGTGGTGATCGCGGAGAACGTGGAGCGCATCTACAAGCAGAATTGCCAGAACCTGGGCCTGCTGACCTCCACCAACTTCGCGCTCATCGACAAGATCCGCGCCGGCGAGGAGATCCCGCTCAGCGAGTTCACCGCCGGCGAGGACGAGATCACGCGCCAGGTCATCGAGTACGGCGGCCTCTTCCCCTTTAACGTGGCGCGCTTGCAGAAGAAGGCCTTCCTGCCGCCCATCCGCACCGGCCAACGCCCCATGACCCTGGCGGAGAAGATCTTTGCCCGCCACATGGTCAACGAGAGTGGCGAGGTGGGCGTGCCCGCCGTCCAGCCCGGCGACAGCGGCTTCGCCCGCGCCGACCTGCGCTTCAGCCACGAGTACGTCACGCCCATGGCGGCCATCTTCTTCGAGCACTATGTGGGCAAGGACGCCCA
This window contains:
- a CDS encoding aconitase family protein, with the protein product MIPSLANKPIERRPDKVRLHGRVLFLTEDPTLVRRQLSGWDLPWDTKNLANNPKLRDDISTDEITPAHYCFYFDQTLGEIPYLGLKCGGELPVGRGDVKKGGFVCAVSGKRRGKGSSREQSPYAEMCAGIQVVIAENVERIYKQNCQNLGLLTSTNFALIDKIRAGEEIPLSEFTAGEDEITRQVIEYGGLFPFNVARLQKKAFLPPIRTGQRPMTLAEKIFARHMVNESGEVGVPAVQPGDSGFARADLRFSHEYVTPMAAIFFEHYVGKDAQVNDPASILFFRDHLTFLDEVISEEKKKLGLLDLATQLKLKQEDFAKRQGIKLHGELKDRKGSEGICHSLVLESYALPGQLNIGSDSHTPHVGAVGCVAFGIGTTDVFNGWITRDVRVKVPESVKVMVRGEKHPNVTAKDFILKILSLDYVRSGKALAKVMEYAGEAIEALGVDERATMTNMAAEIGGFTGIVAPDRKVVEFLVERRGMQRSKAEGLIRGLTSDSGAEYAHVIELDAAEITPMVATPGDPGNGKYVRELAEPVH
- a CDS encoding inositol monophosphatase family protein, which produces MTAIAREAGALLLRFFERRVKVEYKGDVDLVTEADRASEKLIVQRIRRRWPSHDVLAEEGTRSDSGSDYRWYVDPLDGTTNFAHGFPVFCVSLGLERKGERVSGVLYDPTRDELFSAEKGSGAFLNGRRLRVSGVSNLEESLLATGFPSHKRHQNPNIHFYHQITLRTHGVRRAGSAALDLASVASGRFDAFWEFNLNPWDTAAGALLVEEAGGKVTRFDGSPFQIRSDQVLASNGRLHPALLRLFANIFAGRDLEPLPSPQEYARMRKS
- a CDS encoding RNA chaperone Hfq, with the translated sequence MAFRSSASSGPRKGKVPPPSDTMQEAAYLKSLGEKQAPVEVKLRDGEVVRGWIEYYDQNMIRLTREGQPNLFIFKHEIQYIAEEAPSQE